The following nucleotide sequence is from Pseudomonas sessilinigenes.
CCTGGTGTATGGGCTGCTGTACTTCTGCCCCCTGGCACCTACGGCGGTGTTCGGCATCGTCTACGACATGTCCGCGGGCATGGCCGCACTGGTTTATGCCGTGGCCGCACTGGCCATGACCTTCAGTGCGATCAGCTACAGCGAAATGGCCAGGAGCGTTAACGTGAGCGGTTCGGTGTACCGTTATGTCAGCCTGTGCACCAACGCTTTCACCGGCTTTGTCACCGGCTGGCTGATCCTGCTGGACTACTTCCTGCTGCCGGCATTGCTGTCCATTCTCACCGCCATCGGCATGGTCCTGCAGTTTCCACAGAGCTCGCGCTCATTCTGGATCCTGTTGTTCATCTGGCTGCCAGCACTGCTCAATATCATCGGCCTCAAACTGACCATCAGGGTCAACAAGGTTTTCCTGTTGGTGCAATTGGCCGTCCTGGCCGTGTTCTTCGTCTATTCGCTCTGGGGCATTGTCCAGCACAACCATCTGGTCTCGTTGCTGGCGCCGATCTGGGACAGCCAACACTTGCAACTGATGGCGATTCTCTCAGCGATACCGGTCGCCGCCCTGAGCTTCGTGGGCTTCGACGCCATCTCCGCGCTCAACGAGGAAGCCACCGGCGGTGGACATACCGTCTCCAGGGCCACGCTCATGCTCCTGCTCCTGGTTTCGCTGCTGTTCTTCGCCCAGGTATACCTGGCCAATGTCTTCGTGCCGAAGGGTACCCAATACAGCACGGACCAAGCCGAGACCGCGTTCTACACCCTGAGCGCGACGATCGTCGGCAGCTGGTTCCAACCCATCCTGGTGGTTGCGGCCGGGACCGTTGCAGGGGTGGCCAATACCATTGTGTCGCAGATGACGACGTCCCGATTGATCTTCAGCATGGCCCGCGACGGCAGGTTTCCTTCATGCCTGGCACGCCTGGATCGACGAGGCAACCCAATAGCGGCGCTGCTGTCTGTCGCCCTGGTTTCCACCGTCGTCGGCCTGTTGGCCGCCAACGAAGTGGAGTTGCTGGTGACCCTGGTCACCTTCGGCGCGCTGTTCGCCTACATCACCCTGCACATCAGCCTGTTCTATCGCTTT
It contains:
- a CDS encoding APC family permease — its product is MRTTSTADPCAQSAVTESRLPRRLSFSDVLVYGLLYFCPLAPTAVFGIVYDMSAGMAALVYAVAALAMTFSAISYSEMARSVNVSGSVYRYVSLCTNAFTGFVTGWLILLDYFLLPALLSILTAIGMVLQFPQSSRSFWILLFIWLPALLNIIGLKLTIRVNKVFLLVQLAVLAVFFVYSLWGIVQHNHLVSLLAPIWDSQHLQLMAILSAIPVAALSFVGFDAISALNEEATGGGHTVSRATLMLLLLVSLLFFAQVYLANVFVPKGTQYSTDQAETAFYTLSATIVGSWFQPILVVAAGTVAGVANTIVSQMTTSRLIFSMARDGRFPSCLARLDRRGNPIAALLSVALVSTVVGLLAANEVELLVTLVTFGALFAYITLHISLFYRFRKHPERHWFKHVISPLAGIVILVAALASMNEHAKWLGSAWLCIGLVLAWVLQRKGRLASIDLSA